In Eschrichtius robustus isolate mEscRob2 chromosome 11, mEscRob2.pri, whole genome shotgun sequence, the following proteins share a genomic window:
- the MUC15 gene encoding mucin-15 isoform X1 — MLTSAKILLISILFSLLLFGSHGEEGREINTTQNTAEDLKTRENQSIPLESEANSTSDKENRETSHPKASNFSFGDPSNKTHGTDFYHNLSTDSSSLKLMPTLSPSPPLSHSFVSKLPWNSSVADENPLPVSAPPNTTAIVSSENFTRSSVSDTMKAPDNSSITVSNLPSGSNTISVTPMIMETDGWPTMTGDSLAGFTAYQETTLYPTLKFTNNSKIFPNTSDPQEENRNTRVVFGAILGAILGASLLSLVGYLLCGKRKTDSFSHRRLYDDRNEPVLRLDNAPEPYDVSFGNSSYYNPAANDSSTPAGRENARDGIPMDDIPPLRTSV, encoded by the exons ATGTTGACTTCAGCCAAAATTCTgttgatttcaattttgtttagtTTACTACTATTTGGAAGCCATGGAGAAGAAGGTCGAGAAATAAACACAACACAAAACACTGCAGAAGACTTAAAAACAAGGGAAAATCAATCTATTCCTTTGGAAAGTGAAGCAAATTCAACCTCAgataaagaaaatagagaaacctCCCATCCCAAGGCAAGTAACTTCTCTTTTGGGGATCCATCAAATAAAACCCATGGAACAGATTTCTACCATAATTTGTCAACAGACTCTTCCAGTCTGAAACTCATGCCCACACTTTCCCCAAGCCCTCCCTTGAGCCACAGCTTTGTTTCTAAATTGCCTTGGAACTCATCCGTAGCAGATGAAAATCCTCTGCCAGTCTCAGCACCTCCCAATACTACAGCTATTGTATCTTCCGAAAACTTCACTCGGTCTTCGGTCAGTGATACCATGAAAGCTCCTGACAACAGTTCCATTACAGTTAGCAACCTCCCTTCAGGATCAAATACCATATCTGTGACCCCCATGATAATGGAAACAGATGGATGGCCTACCATGACTGGAGATAGCTTGGCGGGGTTTACTGCCTATCAAGAAACAACTTTATATCCCACCTTGAAATTCACCAATAATTCAAAAATCTTTCCAAATACATCAGACCCCCAAGAag AGAACAGAAATACAAGAGTAGTATTTGGGGCCATTTTAGGTGCTATTCTGGGTGCTTCATTGCTTAGTCTTGTTGGCTACTTGCTGtgtggaaaaaggaaaacagactcATTTTCCCATCGGCGACTTTATGACGACAGAAATGAACCAG TTCTGCGATTAGATAATGCACCGGAACCTTATGATGTGAGTTTTGGAAATTCTAGTTATTATAACCCAGCTGCGAATGATTCATCTACACCAGCAGGCCGAGAAAATGCACGGGATGGCATTCCTATGGATGACATACCTCCACTTCGTACCTCAGTATAA
- the MUC15 gene encoding mucin-15 isoform X2 — protein sequence MLTSAKILLISILFSLLLFGSHGEEGREINTTQNTAEDLKTRENQSIPLESEANSTSDKENRETSHPKASNFSFGDPSNKTHGTDFYHNLSTDSSSLKLMPTLSPSPPLSHSFVSKLPWNSSVADENPLPVSAPPNTTAIVSSENFTRSSVSDTMKAPDNSSITVSNLPSGSNTISVTPMIMETDGWPTMTGDSLAGFTAYQETTLYPTLKFTNNSKIFPNTSDPQEENRNTRVVFGAILGAILGASLLSLVGYLLCGKRKTDSFSHRRLYDDRNEPGKNNFQDFTCTQWF from the exons ATGTTGACTTCAGCCAAAATTCTgttgatttcaattttgtttagtTTACTACTATTTGGAAGCCATGGAGAAGAAGGTCGAGAAATAAACACAACACAAAACACTGCAGAAGACTTAAAAACAAGGGAAAATCAATCTATTCCTTTGGAAAGTGAAGCAAATTCAACCTCAgataaagaaaatagagaaacctCCCATCCCAAGGCAAGTAACTTCTCTTTTGGGGATCCATCAAATAAAACCCATGGAACAGATTTCTACCATAATTTGTCAACAGACTCTTCCAGTCTGAAACTCATGCCCACACTTTCCCCAAGCCCTCCCTTGAGCCACAGCTTTGTTTCTAAATTGCCTTGGAACTCATCCGTAGCAGATGAAAATCCTCTGCCAGTCTCAGCACCTCCCAATACTACAGCTATTGTATCTTCCGAAAACTTCACTCGGTCTTCGGTCAGTGATACCATGAAAGCTCCTGACAACAGTTCCATTACAGTTAGCAACCTCCCTTCAGGATCAAATACCATATCTGTGACCCCCATGATAATGGAAACAGATGGATGGCCTACCATGACTGGAGATAGCTTGGCGGGGTTTACTGCCTATCAAGAAACAACTTTATATCCCACCTTGAAATTCACCAATAATTCAAAAATCTTTCCAAATACATCAGACCCCCAAGAag AGAACAGAAATACAAGAGTAGTATTTGGGGCCATTTTAGGTGCTATTCTGGGTGCTTCATTGCTTAGTCTTGTTGGCTACTTGCTGtgtggaaaaaggaaaacagactcATTTTCCCATCGGCGACTTTATGACGACAGAAATGAACCAGGTAAAAACAACTTTCAGGACTTCACCTGTACACAGTGGTTTTAA